The following coding sequences are from one Beggiatoa alba B18LD window:
- a CDS encoding class I SAM-dependent methyltransferase has translation MTIPIYPNTPNLQPTAAQLAAVFHLPLSDHPNPTGLTLHLRADYLELIDFNSKENGIYVDFIGGRVGYRRQQGGGKNQPLGRAIGLKKNATPRIIDATAGLGRDAFVLACLGCRITLVERSPVVAALLHDGLQRAQQDPETAEIITRIKLIHQDASDYLAHLPPDEKPDVIYLDPMYPHRDKSALVKKEMRIFRQLVGEDLDADKLLPLACGNAKQRVVVKRPRLAPFLAETKPTVSIESPNTRFDVYISNVL, from the coding sequence ATGACCATCCCTATTTACCCAAATACCCCCAATCTACAACCCACTGCCGCCCAACTCGCGGCAGTTTTTCATCTCCCCCTCAGCGACCACCCCAACCCCACAGGATTAACGCTACATTTACGCGCTGATTACTTAGAATTAATTGATTTTAATAGTAAAGAAAACGGCATTTATGTCGACTTTATTGGCGGGCGGGTTGGCTATCGTCGCCAACAAGGGGGCGGAAAAAATCAACCACTAGGGCGAGCCATCGGATTGAAAAAAAATGCAACCCCTCGCATTATCGATGCAACCGCAGGGTTAGGGCGTGATGCATTTGTCCTTGCCTGCTTAGGTTGTCGCATCACCCTTGTTGAACGCTCCCCCGTTGTCGCCGCACTGTTACACGACGGACTACAACGTGCCCAACAAGACCCTGAAACAGCAGAAATTATTACCCGCATCAAGTTGATACACCAAGACGCAAGCGATTATCTTGCCCACCTTCCCCCAGACGAAAAACCCGATGTTATCTATTTAGACCCGATGTATCCACACCGCGATAAAAGCGCGTTAGTTAAAAAAGAAATGCGGATTTTCCGCCAATTAGTTGGCGAAGATTTAGACGCGGACAAACTTCTACCCCTAGCCTGCGGAAATGCTAAACAACGGGTTGTTGTCAAACGTCCACGCCTCGCGCCATTTCTCGCAGAGACTAAACCAACGGTATCGATAGAAAGCCCTAATACGCGGTTTGATGTGTATATATCAAACGTATTATAA
- a CDS encoding outer membrane lipoprotein yields MRIYPLLLILLTTFTLSACATSRSGSVYTREQARQVQQVEYGTVLAVRSILIEGTKTPIGSVGGAAIGAIAGSAVGGGRGSDIAAVAGGIGGWLLGSAAEEGLTRQDGLEITVRLDSGRTVAVVQSADEIFNIGDKVRLVSGDEESRVVH; encoded by the coding sequence ATGCGCATATATCCCTTATTACTGATTCTATTAACTACATTCACGCTCAGTGCTTGTGCAACCAGCCGTTCAGGCTCAGTCTATACCCGCGAACAAGCCCGCCAAGTGCAACAAGTAGAATATGGCACTGTGCTTGCCGTGCGCTCCATCCTGATTGAAGGCACAAAAACCCCTATCGGCTCTGTCGGTGGTGCAGCAATTGGTGCAATTGCAGGTAGTGCAGTAGGTGGTGGCAGAGGGAGCGATATTGCTGCTGTTGCAGGTGGTATTGGCGGATGGCTGTTAGGGTCAGCCGCTGAAGAAGGCTTAACCCGCCAAGACGGCTTAGAAATTACCGTTCGATTAGACAGCGGTAGAACCGTTGCTGTTGTACAATCTGCCGATGAAATCTTTAACATTGGCGACAAAGTGCGCCTTGTCTCTGGTGATGAAGAATCCCGTGTTGTTCACTAA
- the map gene encoding type I methionyl aminopeptidase, producing MAVTIKTQTEIEKMRVAGRLAAEVLEMIEPYIQVGISTEEIDRICHDYMVNVQKVIPAPLNYKGFPKSICTSVNHQVCHGIPNDKKLKAGDIVNIDITVIKDGYHGDTSKMFIAGEPTVRAKRLIDVTYECLWIGIRQVKPGNYLGDVGAAIQKHAESLHFSVVREYCGHGIGRLFHEDPQVLHYGTPKTGELLRPGMIFTIEPMINAGKRHIKLLPDAWTVVTKDHSLSAQWEHTVLVTEDGVEVLTRRGEEASQSTN from the coding sequence ATGGCAGTCACAATTAAAACTCAGACAGAAATTGAAAAAATGCGGGTTGCGGGTCGATTAGCGGCTGAAGTCTTAGAAATGATAGAACCCTATATTCAAGTTGGCATCAGCACTGAAGAAATAGACCGCATTTGTCATGATTACATGGTCAACGTGCAAAAAGTGATACCTGCACCACTGAACTATAAAGGCTTTCCAAAATCCATTTGTACTTCTGTTAATCACCAAGTTTGCCACGGCATTCCGAATGATAAAAAATTAAAAGCGGGCGACATTGTCAACATAGACATTACCGTGATTAAAGACGGCTATCACGGCGACACCAGCAAAATGTTTATTGCAGGCGAACCCACTGTTCGCGCAAAACGCCTTATCGATGTAACTTACGAATGTTTATGGATAGGGATTAGACAAGTTAAACCTGGTAATTATTTAGGCGATGTCGGTGCTGCTATTCAAAAACATGCTGAATCGCTCCATTTCTCCGTTGTGCGTGAATACTGCGGGCATGGTATCGGACGATTATTCCACGAAGACCCCCAAGTTCTACACTACGGCACACCCAAAACAGGCGAACTACTCCGCCCTGGTATGATTTTCACCATAGAACCCATGATTAACGCAGGAAAACGCCACATCAAACTATTACCTGATGCGTGGACAGTCGTCACCAAAGACCACAGCCTATCCGCCCAATGGGAACACACGGTATTAGTGACAGAAGACGGCGTAGAAGTATTAACGCGACGTGGGGAAGAGGCAAGCCAATCAACAAATTAA
- the rpsB gene encoding 30S ribosomal protein S2 produces the protein MAVSMRQMLEAGVHFGHQTRYWNPQMAPYIFGARNKIHIINLEHTVRLYNEATNFIGKLAARKGNILFVGTKRSAQEPIKEAALRCGMPYVNRRWLGGMLTNYKTVKSSIKRLKDLEAMISDGTINHLTKKEALSINRQVEKLERSLGGIKDMNGLPDALFVIDVGYEKIAISEAMKLGIPVIGVVDSNSSPLNIDYVIPGNDDAIRAIGLYANGIADVILESRQAGLLPNEDDFVEVQDDKVASDAQEQAAE, from the coding sequence ATGGCAGTTTCAATGCGTCAAATGTTGGAAGCGGGTGTGCATTTCGGTCATCAAACCCGTTACTGGAATCCGCAAATGGCACCTTATATTTTCGGTGCTCGCAATAAAATCCATATCATCAACCTTGAGCATACCGTGCGTTTATACAATGAAGCGACTAACTTCATTGGTAAATTAGCCGCGAGAAAAGGCAATATTTTATTTGTGGGTACGAAACGTTCTGCCCAAGAGCCAATTAAGGAAGCCGCATTGCGTTGTGGTATGCCTTATGTCAATCGTCGCTGGTTAGGCGGGATGCTGACCAACTATAAGACAGTGAAGTCTTCTATCAAACGCTTGAAAGATTTAGAGGCGATGATTAGCGACGGAACTATCAATCATTTAACCAAAAAAGAAGCCTTATCCATTAATCGCCAAGTCGAAAAATTAGAGCGTAGCTTAGGCGGGATTAAGGATATGAATGGTCTGCCTGATGCGTTATTCGTTATCGATGTCGGTTATGAAAAAATCGCCATTAGCGAAGCGATGAAGTTGGGGATTCCTGTGATTGGTGTGGTGGATAGTAATTCTAGCCCTTTGAATATTGATTATGTGATTCCTGGTAATGATGACGCTATCCGTGCCATTGGTTTGTATGCAAACGGCATTGCCGATGTGATTCTCGAAAGTCGTCAAGCGGGTTTATTGCCCAATGAGGATGATTTCGTAGAAGTGCAAGACGATAAAGTTGCTTCTGACGCGCAAGAACAAGCAGCCGAATAA
- the tsf gene encoding translation elongation factor Ts yields MTISAALVKELRERTGAGMMECKKALSENNGDIEAAIEAMRKAGQAKADKKAGRVAAEGLVVIQQDAQNAVIVEVNCETDFVSKGDEFKEFCDAIASSALVNKPADLEALAAAQLADGKTVDERRRELIAKIGENMTIRRFSLMPISGVVGAYLHGTRIGVLVDMRGGDVDLARDVAMHVAASRPVCVSAEQVDPDLIAKEKEIFIAQAQESGKPAEIIEKMIGGRVQKFLKEITLLGQPFVKDPDQTVEKLLGSKKATVASFIRFEVGEGIEKKVENFADEVMQQVKAVSG; encoded by the coding sequence ATGACAATTTCAGCGGCACTGGTTAAAGAACTGCGTGAGCGGACTGGTGCAGGTATGATGGAATGTAAGAAAGCCTTGTCCGAAAATAATGGCGATATCGAAGCTGCTATCGAAGCCATGCGTAAGGCAGGACAGGCGAAAGCGGATAAGAAAGCAGGACGTGTTGCGGCTGAGGGGTTGGTCGTGATTCAACAAGATGCGCAAAATGCGGTGATTGTTGAAGTCAACTGTGAAACTGATTTTGTTTCTAAAGGTGATGAGTTTAAAGAATTCTGCGATGCAATTGCCAGTAGTGCATTGGTGAATAAGCCCGCCGATTTAGAGGCATTAGCCGCCGCTCAGTTAGCTGATGGTAAAACCGTTGATGAAAGACGGCGTGAGTTGATTGCGAAGATTGGTGAAAATATGACTATTCGTCGCTTCTCTTTAATGCCTATCAGTGGGGTTGTGGGGGCTTATTTACATGGTACGCGGATTGGCGTATTGGTCGATATGCGGGGCGGTGATGTGGATTTAGCCCGTGATGTTGCAATGCATGTTGCCGCAAGCCGTCCTGTTTGCGTTTCTGCGGAGCAAGTTGACCCTGACTTAATTGCGAAAGAAAAAGAAATTTTCATTGCGCAAGCACAAGAAAGTGGTAAGCCTGCTGAAATTATTGAAAAGATGATTGGCGGTCGGGTGCAAAAGTTCTTAAAAGAAATCACTTTATTAGGTCAGCCATTTGTTAAAGACCCTGACCAAACGGTAGAAAAATTGTTAGGTAGTAAAAAAGCGACCGTTGCCAGTTTTATCCGTTTTGAAGTCGGTGAAGGTATCGAGAAGAAAGTCGAGAATTTTGCTGATGAAGTCATGCAACAAGTGAAAGCAGTGAGCGGTTAA
- the pyrH gene encoding UMP kinase: MSELTPAYRRVLLKLSGEALMGNIGYGIDPQIIARLALEIRDIVQLQVQVGLVIGGGNIFRGAGLTANGIDRVSADHMGMLATVINALAMQDALLKVGVHTRVMSAIRIDAVCEDYTRRRAISHLEKGRVVIFAAGTGNPFFTTDSAASLRAIEINADLMVKATKVDGVYAADPKKNPNATRFSRLTYNEVLANQLGVMDTTAVVLCRDHKMPLRVLDMGQAGALLRAVTGVDEGTLIYSEE; encoded by the coding sequence ATGTCTGAATTGACTCCTGCTTATCGCCGTGTCCTCTTAAAACTCAGTGGTGAGGCTTTAATGGGGAATATAGGCTATGGAATAGACCCGCAAATTATTGCGCGGCTTGCTTTAGAAATCCGTGATATTGTGCAGTTACAAGTACAAGTTGGTTTAGTCATTGGTGGCGGGAATATTTTTCGGGGTGCAGGTTTAACCGCAAATGGGATAGACCGTGTCTCGGCTGACCATATGGGCATGTTAGCAACCGTCATTAACGCACTTGCGATGCAAGACGCATTGTTAAAAGTAGGGGTTCATACCCGCGTGATGTCTGCGATTCGTATTGATGCCGTCTGTGAGGACTATACCCGCCGTCGGGCTATTAGCCATTTAGAAAAAGGGCGGGTGGTGATTTTTGCCGCAGGGACAGGTAATCCTTTTTTTACCACTGATTCTGCCGCGAGTTTGCGAGCAATTGAGATTAATGCAGATTTGATGGTAAAAGCGACAAAGGTTGATGGGGTGTATGCAGCAGACCCGAAGAAAAATCCAAATGCAACGCGATTTAGCCGTTTAACGTATAACGAAGTGTTGGCAAATCAATTGGGGGTTATGGATACGACCGCCGTTGTGTTATGTCGCGATCATAAAATGCCTTTGCGCGTGTTAGATATGGGACAAGCAGGCGCGTTATTACGTGCTGTAACAGGCGTTGATGAAGGTACTTTGATTTATAGTGAGGAATAA
- the frr gene encoding ribosome recycling factor — protein MLQMIKSDAEERMQKSIEALKAEFIKIRTGRAHTSLLDHVMVPYYGNDTPINQVANVTVLDNRTLGVTPWEKPMLSTVEKAIRDSDLGLNPTNLGTVLRVPLPPMTEERRRDLVKVVRHEAENARVAVRNIRRDAIQDLKGLKKDGSISEDDERRAEESMQKLTDKYIALLDKQLADKETELMEV, from the coding sequence ATGTTACAGATGATAAAATCCGATGCAGAAGAGCGGATGCAGAAAAGTATCGAAGCACTCAAAGCCGAATTTATTAAAATCCGTACTGGTCGCGCTCATACCAGTTTATTGGATCATGTGATGGTGCCTTATTATGGGAATGATACGCCTATTAATCAGGTTGCCAATGTGACCGTGTTAGATAATCGTACCTTAGGGGTAACCCCTTGGGAAAAACCGATGTTATCTACAGTGGAAAAGGCGATTAGAGATTCTGATTTAGGGTTGAACCCAACAAATTTAGGGACAGTTTTACGTGTTCCTTTACCCCCCATGACCGAAGAGCGTCGCCGCGATTTGGTGAAAGTTGTGCGCCATGAAGCTGAAAATGCACGGGTTGCTGTGCGTAATATTCGCCGTGATGCGATTCAGGATTTAAAAGGACTGAAAAAAGACGGTTCTATCTCTGAAGATGATGAAAGACGCGCCGAAGAGAGTATGCAGAAGTTGACAGATAAATATATTGCTTTGTTAGATAAGCAATTAGCGGATAAAGAAACGGAGTTAATGGAAGTATAA